From Aedes albopictus strain Foshan chromosome 1, AalbF5, whole genome shotgun sequence, one genomic window encodes:
- the LOC115260839 gene encoding uncharacterized protein LOC115260839 gives MLKEGQKADDKCMNAIKNILCEFLQSVYGLRPSAFHKNLLAQSLVRSYPALKSSNPDVPQALWFHPNARGKNHHSGRLHYHMEYLARKSGIRIVNRSKTQADETNGAEEAGGDSANPGEEPDMQAVVQELKFLCPGPNTKLRAEELWHLTFNERKEMRQKGTFHLYLETYPAATAFNGSLISLEFRLMHPAAPDYDEKLAHFQPKLLLRYQDFFKHVKNDFIRTLMIIRQKCPSRGAKRARDGDPAKENVLKGIVEWINPEDQYPDSSDVPILYVKGDFLEAGSSAAIIWKGNNVLLEPDLKHCFRILCESQVVFNAACTPTDKQFYVFVLNVFFGIGQLTTTGERLRQSID, from the exons atgctcaaagaaggacAAAAAGCGGACGACAAGTGCATGAACGCCATAAAAAACATTTTGTGCGAGTTCCTACAGTCGGTTTATGGATT ACGCCCATCTGCATTCCACAAAAACCTGCTGGCTCAAAGTCTTGTGCGGTCATACCCAGCCTTGAAATCGTCGAACCCGGATGTTCCACAAGCACTATGGTTCCACCCTAATGCCCGTGGTAAAAATCATCACAGCGGCCGTTTGCATTACCACATGGAGTATCTCGCCAGAAAATCCGGCATTCGTATCGTAAATCGGAGCAAAACCCAGGCTGATGAGACCAACGGTGCAGAAGAAGCTGGTGGTGATTCTGCTAACCCAGGAGAAGAACCTGATATGCAAGCAGTG GTACAGGAGCTGAAATTCTTATGTCCAGGGCCGAACACGAAACTTCGCGCTGAAGAGCTTTGGCATCTCACGTTCAACGAACGCAAAGAAATGCGCCAAAAAGGGACATTTCATTTGTATCTCGAGACGTACCCTGCTGCTACTGCATTCAACGGTTCTTTG atttctctggaatttcgtttGATGCACCCAGCCGCTCCAGATTATGATGAAAAACTCGCGCATTTTCAACCGAAACTGTTGTTACGttatcaagattttttcaaacatGTCAAGAATG ACTTTATTCGAACGCTGATGATAATTCGTCAGAAGTGCCCGAGTCGTGGTGCCAAACGGGCTCGTGACGGCGACCCAGCGAAGGAGAACGTTCTCAAGGGAATCGTGGAATGGATCAAC CCGGAAGATCAGTATCCCGATTCGAGCGACGTGCCAATCCTTTATGTCAAAGGTGATTTTCTTGAGGCTGGTTCAAGTGCGGCTATCATTTGGAAGGGGAATAATGTTTTGCTGGAGCCGGATCTGAAGCATTGCTTCCGAATACTTTGCGAATCACAGGTTGTTTTCAACGCTGCCTGTACACCGACCGACAAACAGTTCTACGTATTTGTGTTGAATGTGTTTTTCGGAATTGGGCAACTGACCACCACTGGAGAGCGGCTCCGACAAAGCATCGATTAG